The following are from one region of the Plasmodium gaboni strain SY75 chromosome 12, whole genome shotgun sequence genome:
- a CDS encoding hypothetical protein (conserved Plasmodium protein, unknown function), protein MPKQRGFRPQGLIAPIQRIKYTGPTILDKINRESRPTWDDLKDRIKNQEGCKMLEEYENAKYVEELNKNREEKIKEQEKRYIKKLKKEYKKKKKKKNSDDSNTTDESSEDEDSKKKKKKKNKNKKYSDDMSSDEISDYEKSKKRKKKEKKRKYKHSSSSDESMSSSDSSSSKKTNKKKKRKKNSSSSMSSSSDSNVKKKHKKKKTSDNVNPFKLSSFFKMK, encoded by the exons atgcCAAAGCAAAGAGGCTTTCGTCCTCAAGGACTTATTGCCCCGATTCAGAGAATTAAATATACTGG CCCAACGATACTAGACAAAATAAACCGAGAAAGCAGACCCACATGGGACGATTTAAAAGACAGAATTAAAAATCAGGAAGGATGTAAAATGCTAGAAGAATATGAAAATGCAAAATACGTtgaagaattaaataaaaacagagaggagaaaataaaagaacaagaaaaaaggtacataaaaaaactgaaaaaagaatataaaaaaaaaaaaaagaagaaaaatagTGACGATAGTAATACAACAGATGAAAGTTCTGAAGATGAAGattctaaaaaaaaaaaaaaaaaaaaaaataaaaataaaaaatacagTGATGATATGAGCTCTGATGAAATTTCTGATTATGAAAAATCTAagaagagaaaaaaaaaagaaaagaaaagaaaatataaacattcCTCAAGTAGCGATGAAAGTATGTCATCTAGTGATAGTTCATCATCAAAAAAAACcaataaaaagaaaaaaagaaaaaaaaattcatcATCATCCATGAGTTCTTCGAGTGATTCAAAtgtaaagaaaaaacataaaaagaaaaagacAAGT